The following are encoded together in the Oreochromis aureus strain Israel breed Guangdong linkage group 18, ZZ_aureus, whole genome shotgun sequence genome:
- the lpin2 gene encoding phosphatidate phosphatase LPIN2 isoform X2, with translation MVMKRQRSWGNRELLGSNTEDNTDNSEQDEPSSQRSSWFLADTMNYVGQLAGQVLVTVKELYKGINQATLSGCIDVVVVRQRDGTYQCSPFHVRFGKLGVLRSKEKVIDIEVNGEPVDLHMKLGDNGEAFFVQEAEQQNIVPAHLATSPIPTESHLFWISEVEHRAPKDLEDDPADPEDPPEPPAPSTVATKKKKRRRKKHKGDPRREELTPPSVTTGNAVAANAPAATTAAMSSTVQNEEIFEMDLSSDEEATVHVSRSPSVTTVRDIDPKLPAARHSLDGYPLSDGDWPASDGHGLSQAFSPKSDSELVVRPSESLLRAESHMQWTWGEFPETTRVTKKEKSEPVKTVTITPSESTHFRVILSSEAMENETEVEKEDATSSSVCNIVKPEPRTPVTTVTPVSPISSVSPEAPTEPLDILQSSIATSTASSNQQTDSPSKKKGVPKRSQHQGPEDIYLDDLNVLEPDVAARYFPKSETEAAAKHWIDSEMRSGSQSPQSVGSAAADSGTECLSDSTSDLPDVTLSLCGGLTENAEISKERFMEHIITYHEFAENPAIIDNPNLVVRIGNRYYNWTLAAPLILSLQAFQKNLPKATEEAWVKEKMPKKSGRWWFWRKRADSTIKQSETKLETKEEPHSGEEGPSTSQEKLALTPKARDSSSDEEAKEVSAASCQERLQPVDGQHHPSPHTYRKSLRLSSDQIASLKLKEGPNDVTFSITTQYQGTCRCEGTIYLWNWDDKVIISDIDGTITKSDVFGQILPQLGKDWTHQGIAKLYHSVAENGYKFLYCSARAIGMADMTRGYLQWVNDGGTILPRGPLMLSPSSLFSAFHREVIEKKPEIFKIECLTDIKNLFQHNKQPFYAAFGNRANDVFAYKEVGVPVCRIFTVNPKGELIQEQTKGNKSSYGRLSELVEHVFPLLSKEQNEAFVMPEYSSFCYWRQPIPEINPDELL, from the exons ATGGTGATGAAGAGACAGAGATCTTGGGGGAACAGGGAGCTCCTGGGAAGCAACACAGAGGACAACACAGACAACAGTGAACAGGATGAGCCATCCTCTCAGAGGTCATCTTGGTTCCTG GCGGACACCATGAACTACGTTGGCCAGCTAGCAGGTCAGGTTCTGGTGACTGTCAAAGAACTGTATAAGGGCATTAACCAGGCCACATTGTCAGGCTGCATCGATGTCGTGGTTGTCCGTCAGAGAGATGGCACCTACCAGTGCTCGCCGTTCCATGTGCGCTTTGGTAAGCTGGGTGTGCTGCGCTCCAAAGAGAAAGTG ATCGACATCGAAGTGAATGGAGAGCCTGTAGACCTGCATATGAAGCTTGGTGACAATGGAGAGGCCTTTTTTGTGCAGGAAGCCGAGCAACAGAAT ATTGTTCCTGCCCATTTGGCCACCTCCCCAATCCCCACCGAGAGTCACCTGTTCTGGATCTCAGAGGTGGAGCACAGGGCACCAAAAGATTTGGAAGATGACCCTGCCGACCCAGAGGACCCTCCCGAACCTCCTGCTCCAAGCACCGTTgccacaaaaaagaagaaaagacggAGAAAGAAGCACAAAGGAGACCCCCGTAGAGAGGAACTGACCCCACCGTCAGTCACTACTGGTAATGCTGTTGCTGCTAATGCACCTGCTGCTACCACTGCTGCTATGTCTAGTACTGTGCAAAATGAGGAAATCTTTGAAATGGATCTCAGCTCTGACGAGGAAGCTACAGTTCATGTATCAAG GTCACCTTCAGTGACTACAGTGCGTGACATTGACCCTAAATTACCCGCAGCCAGACACAGCCTTGATGGTTATCCATTGTCTGATGGGGACTGGCCAGCTAGTGATGG CCATGGCTTGTCACAGGCCTTTTCCCCAAAGAGTGACTCAGAACTGGTGGTGAGGCCTTCAGAGAGTTTGCTCAGAGCTGAGTCTCACATGCAGTGGACATGGGGAGAATTTCCAGAAACCACAAGG GTCACCAAGAAGGAGAAATCAGAACCAGTGAAAACAGTGACTATCACCCCATCAGAGAGCACCCATTTCCGTGTCATCCTCAGCTCAGAGGCCATGGAGAATGAGACAGAGGTTGAAAAAGAAGATGCCACCTCCTCTTCAGTGTGTAACATTGTCAAGCCTGAGCCACGCACCCCTGTCACCACTGTAACACCTGTGAGTCCAATATCTTCTGTTAGCCCGGAAGCCCCTACAGAACCCCTTGATATCCTGCAATCAAGCATAGCAACCTCCACCGCTTCCAGTAACCAGCAGACAGATTCACCATCAAAGAAGAAAG GCGTTCCGAAGAGGAGCCAGCATCAGGGTCCTGAGGATATCTACTTAGATGATTTGAATGTACTTGAACCTGATGTTGCTGCACGATATTTTCCTAAGAG tgaGACTGAGGCAGCTGCTAAGCACTGGATTGACTCAGAGATGCGCTCTGGCTCACAGTCCCCTCAGTCGGTGGGTAGTGCTGCAGCTGACAGCGGGACAGAGTGTCTCTCTGACTCAACTAGTGACCTCCCTGATGTTACCCTTTCTCTGTGTGGAGGCCTGACAGAAAATGCTGAAATATCCAAAG AAAGGTTTATGGAGCATATCATTACCTATCATGAATTTGCTGAAAATCCAGCAATTATAGACAACCCCAACCTGGTAGTAAGGATAGGAAATAG ATATTATAACTGGACCCTAGCTGCACCTTTGATTCTAAGCCTTCAAGCATTTCAGAAGAATTTACCAAAG GCTACAGAGGAGGCCTGGGTGAAGGAGAAAATGCCAAAGAAGTCAGGCCGCTGGTGGTTCTGGCGTAAGAGGGCGGATAGCACAATCAAGCAG TCGGAGACTAAGCTCGAAACTAAGGAGGAACCACATTCGGGAGAGGAAGGACCCTCCACATCTCAGGAGAAGCTGGCCTTAAC GCCTAAAGCAAGAGACTCATCCAGTGATGAAGAGGCCAAGGAGGTGAGCGCAGCATCCTGTCAAGAGAGACTGCAGCCAGTGGATGGTCAGCACCATCCCAgcccacacacatacagaaagtCACTACGGCTGTCCTCTGATCAGATT gcTAGTCTGAAACTCAAGGAGGGGCCAAATGATGTGACATTTAGCATCACCACTCAATACCAAGGCACATGCCGCTGCGAGGGTACAATCTACCTGTGGAACTGGGACGACAAAGTCATTATCTCTGACATTGATGGCACCATCACAAA gTCAGATGTATTTGGACAGATACTTCCACAGTTGGGGAAGGACTGGACTCACCAGGGGATTGCCAAGCTCTACCACTCTGTAGCTGA AAATGGCTACAAGTTCTTGTACTGCTCAGCCCGGGCAATCGGCATGGCGGACATGACAAGAGGTTACTTACAGTGGGTCAATGATGGAGGCACCATCCTACCCCGAGGACCTCTCATGCTCTCTCCCAGCAGCCTCTTCTCTGCTTTCCACAG AGAGGTCATCGAGAAGAAACCAGAGATCTTCAAGATTGAATGCCTTACAGACATCAAGAACCTGTTCCAGCATAACAAGCAGCCATTTTATGCCGCCTTTGGGAATAGAGCTAAT GATGTGTTTGCCTATAAGGAAGTCGGCGTTCCAGTGTGCAGAATTTTTACAGTTAACCCAAAGGGAGAGCTGATCCAGGAGCAGACCAAGGGTAACAAGTCCTC TTATGGCAGACTGAGTGAGCTGGTGGAGCATGTGTTCCCTTTGCTGAGCAAAGAGCAGAACGAGGCCTTTGTAATGCCAGAGTACAGCTCTTTCTGTTACTGGAGACAGCCGATACCAGAAATCAATCCAGATGAACTGCTCTGA
- the lpin2 gene encoding phosphatidate phosphatase LPIN2 isoform X1 encodes MVMKRQRSWGNRELLGSNTEDNTDNSEQDEPSSQRSSWFLADTMNYVGQLAGQVLVTVKELYKGINQATLSGCIDVVVVRQRDGTYQCSPFHVRFGKLGVLRSKEKVIDIEVNGEPVDLHMKLGDNGEAFFVQEAEQQNQIVPAHLATSPIPTESHLFWISEVEHRAPKDLEDDPADPEDPPEPPAPSTVATKKKKRRRKKHKGDPRREELTPPSVTTGNAVAANAPAATTAAMSSTVQNEEIFEMDLSSDEEATVHVSRSPSVTTVRDIDPKLPAARHSLDGYPLSDGDWPASDGHGLSQAFSPKSDSELVVRPSESLLRAESHMQWTWGEFPETTRVTKKEKSEPVKTVTITPSESTHFRVILSSEAMENETEVEKEDATSSSVCNIVKPEPRTPVTTVTPVSPISSVSPEAPTEPLDILQSSIATSTASSNQQTDSPSKKKGVPKRSQHQGPEDIYLDDLNVLEPDVAARYFPKSETEAAAKHWIDSEMRSGSQSPQSVGSAAADSGTECLSDSTSDLPDVTLSLCGGLTENAEISKERFMEHIITYHEFAENPAIIDNPNLVVRIGNRYYNWTLAAPLILSLQAFQKNLPKATEEAWVKEKMPKKSGRWWFWRKRADSTIKQSETKLETKEEPHSGEEGPSTSQEKLALTPKARDSSSDEEAKEVSAASCQERLQPVDGQHHPSPHTYRKSLRLSSDQIASLKLKEGPNDVTFSITTQYQGTCRCEGTIYLWNWDDKVIISDIDGTITKSDVFGQILPQLGKDWTHQGIAKLYHSVAENGYKFLYCSARAIGMADMTRGYLQWVNDGGTILPRGPLMLSPSSLFSAFHREVIEKKPEIFKIECLTDIKNLFQHNKQPFYAAFGNRANDVFAYKEVGVPVCRIFTVNPKGELIQEQTKGNKSSYGRLSELVEHVFPLLSKEQNEAFVMPEYSSFCYWRQPIPEINPDELL; translated from the exons ATGGTGATGAAGAGACAGAGATCTTGGGGGAACAGGGAGCTCCTGGGAAGCAACACAGAGGACAACACAGACAACAGTGAACAGGATGAGCCATCCTCTCAGAGGTCATCTTGGTTCCTG GCGGACACCATGAACTACGTTGGCCAGCTAGCAGGTCAGGTTCTGGTGACTGTCAAAGAACTGTATAAGGGCATTAACCAGGCCACATTGTCAGGCTGCATCGATGTCGTGGTTGTCCGTCAGAGAGATGGCACCTACCAGTGCTCGCCGTTCCATGTGCGCTTTGGTAAGCTGGGTGTGCTGCGCTCCAAAGAGAAAGTG ATCGACATCGAAGTGAATGGAGAGCCTGTAGACCTGCATATGAAGCTTGGTGACAATGGAGAGGCCTTTTTTGTGCAGGAAGCCGAGCAACAGAAT CAGATTGTTCCTGCCCATTTGGCCACCTCCCCAATCCCCACCGAGAGTCACCTGTTCTGGATCTCAGAGGTGGAGCACAGGGCACCAAAAGATTTGGAAGATGACCCTGCCGACCCAGAGGACCCTCCCGAACCTCCTGCTCCAAGCACCGTTgccacaaaaaagaagaaaagacggAGAAAGAAGCACAAAGGAGACCCCCGTAGAGAGGAACTGACCCCACCGTCAGTCACTACTGGTAATGCTGTTGCTGCTAATGCACCTGCTGCTACCACTGCTGCTATGTCTAGTACTGTGCAAAATGAGGAAATCTTTGAAATGGATCTCAGCTCTGACGAGGAAGCTACAGTTCATGTATCAAG GTCACCTTCAGTGACTACAGTGCGTGACATTGACCCTAAATTACCCGCAGCCAGACACAGCCTTGATGGTTATCCATTGTCTGATGGGGACTGGCCAGCTAGTGATGG CCATGGCTTGTCACAGGCCTTTTCCCCAAAGAGTGACTCAGAACTGGTGGTGAGGCCTTCAGAGAGTTTGCTCAGAGCTGAGTCTCACATGCAGTGGACATGGGGAGAATTTCCAGAAACCACAAGG GTCACCAAGAAGGAGAAATCAGAACCAGTGAAAACAGTGACTATCACCCCATCAGAGAGCACCCATTTCCGTGTCATCCTCAGCTCAGAGGCCATGGAGAATGAGACAGAGGTTGAAAAAGAAGATGCCACCTCCTCTTCAGTGTGTAACATTGTCAAGCCTGAGCCACGCACCCCTGTCACCACTGTAACACCTGTGAGTCCAATATCTTCTGTTAGCCCGGAAGCCCCTACAGAACCCCTTGATATCCTGCAATCAAGCATAGCAACCTCCACCGCTTCCAGTAACCAGCAGACAGATTCACCATCAAAGAAGAAAG GCGTTCCGAAGAGGAGCCAGCATCAGGGTCCTGAGGATATCTACTTAGATGATTTGAATGTACTTGAACCTGATGTTGCTGCACGATATTTTCCTAAGAG tgaGACTGAGGCAGCTGCTAAGCACTGGATTGACTCAGAGATGCGCTCTGGCTCACAGTCCCCTCAGTCGGTGGGTAGTGCTGCAGCTGACAGCGGGACAGAGTGTCTCTCTGACTCAACTAGTGACCTCCCTGATGTTACCCTTTCTCTGTGTGGAGGCCTGACAGAAAATGCTGAAATATCCAAAG AAAGGTTTATGGAGCATATCATTACCTATCATGAATTTGCTGAAAATCCAGCAATTATAGACAACCCCAACCTGGTAGTAAGGATAGGAAATAG ATATTATAACTGGACCCTAGCTGCACCTTTGATTCTAAGCCTTCAAGCATTTCAGAAGAATTTACCAAAG GCTACAGAGGAGGCCTGGGTGAAGGAGAAAATGCCAAAGAAGTCAGGCCGCTGGTGGTTCTGGCGTAAGAGGGCGGATAGCACAATCAAGCAG TCGGAGACTAAGCTCGAAACTAAGGAGGAACCACATTCGGGAGAGGAAGGACCCTCCACATCTCAGGAGAAGCTGGCCTTAAC GCCTAAAGCAAGAGACTCATCCAGTGATGAAGAGGCCAAGGAGGTGAGCGCAGCATCCTGTCAAGAGAGACTGCAGCCAGTGGATGGTCAGCACCATCCCAgcccacacacatacagaaagtCACTACGGCTGTCCTCTGATCAGATT gcTAGTCTGAAACTCAAGGAGGGGCCAAATGATGTGACATTTAGCATCACCACTCAATACCAAGGCACATGCCGCTGCGAGGGTACAATCTACCTGTGGAACTGGGACGACAAAGTCATTATCTCTGACATTGATGGCACCATCACAAA gTCAGATGTATTTGGACAGATACTTCCACAGTTGGGGAAGGACTGGACTCACCAGGGGATTGCCAAGCTCTACCACTCTGTAGCTGA AAATGGCTACAAGTTCTTGTACTGCTCAGCCCGGGCAATCGGCATGGCGGACATGACAAGAGGTTACTTACAGTGGGTCAATGATGGAGGCACCATCCTACCCCGAGGACCTCTCATGCTCTCTCCCAGCAGCCTCTTCTCTGCTTTCCACAG AGAGGTCATCGAGAAGAAACCAGAGATCTTCAAGATTGAATGCCTTACAGACATCAAGAACCTGTTCCAGCATAACAAGCAGCCATTTTATGCCGCCTTTGGGAATAGAGCTAAT GATGTGTTTGCCTATAAGGAAGTCGGCGTTCCAGTGTGCAGAATTTTTACAGTTAACCCAAAGGGAGAGCTGATCCAGGAGCAGACCAAGGGTAACAAGTCCTC TTATGGCAGACTGAGTGAGCTGGTGGAGCATGTGTTCCCTTTGCTGAGCAAAGAGCAGAACGAGGCCTTTGTAATGCCAGAGTACAGCTCTTTCTGTTACTGGAGACAGCCGATACCAGAAATCAATCCAGATGAACTGCTCTGA
- the lpin2 gene encoding phosphatidate phosphatase LPIN2 isoform X3 — MNYVGQLAGQVLVTVKELYKGINQATLSGCIDVVVVRQRDGTYQCSPFHVRFGKLGVLRSKEKVIDIEVNGEPVDLHMKLGDNGEAFFVQEAEQQNQIVPAHLATSPIPTESHLFWISEVEHRAPKDLEDDPADPEDPPEPPAPSTVATKKKKRRRKKHKGDPRREELTPPSVTTGNAVAANAPAATTAAMSSTVQNEEIFEMDLSSDEEATVHVSRSPSVTTVRDIDPKLPAARHSLDGYPLSDGDWPASDGHGLSQAFSPKSDSELVVRPSESLLRAESHMQWTWGEFPETTRVTKKEKSEPVKTVTITPSESTHFRVILSSEAMENETEVEKEDATSSSVCNIVKPEPRTPVTTVTPVSPISSVSPEAPTEPLDILQSSIATSTASSNQQTDSPSKKKGVPKRSQHQGPEDIYLDDLNVLEPDVAARYFPKSETEAAAKHWIDSEMRSGSQSPQSVGSAAADSGTECLSDSTSDLPDVTLSLCGGLTENAEISKERFMEHIITYHEFAENPAIIDNPNLVVRIGNRYYNWTLAAPLILSLQAFQKNLPKATEEAWVKEKMPKKSGRWWFWRKRADSTIKQSETKLETKEEPHSGEEGPSTSQEKLALTPKARDSSSDEEAKEVSAASCQERLQPVDGQHHPSPHTYRKSLRLSSDQIASLKLKEGPNDVTFSITTQYQGTCRCEGTIYLWNWDDKVIISDIDGTITKSDVFGQILPQLGKDWTHQGIAKLYHSVAENGYKFLYCSARAIGMADMTRGYLQWVNDGGTILPRGPLMLSPSSLFSAFHREVIEKKPEIFKIECLTDIKNLFQHNKQPFYAAFGNRANDVFAYKEVGVPVCRIFTVNPKGELIQEQTKGNKSSYGRLSELVEHVFPLLSKEQNEAFVMPEYSSFCYWRQPIPEINPDELL; from the exons ATGAACTACGTTGGCCAGCTAGCAGGTCAGGTTCTGGTGACTGTCAAAGAACTGTATAAGGGCATTAACCAGGCCACATTGTCAGGCTGCATCGATGTCGTGGTTGTCCGTCAGAGAGATGGCACCTACCAGTGCTCGCCGTTCCATGTGCGCTTTGGTAAGCTGGGTGTGCTGCGCTCCAAAGAGAAAGTG ATCGACATCGAAGTGAATGGAGAGCCTGTAGACCTGCATATGAAGCTTGGTGACAATGGAGAGGCCTTTTTTGTGCAGGAAGCCGAGCAACAGAAT CAGATTGTTCCTGCCCATTTGGCCACCTCCCCAATCCCCACCGAGAGTCACCTGTTCTGGATCTCAGAGGTGGAGCACAGGGCACCAAAAGATTTGGAAGATGACCCTGCCGACCCAGAGGACCCTCCCGAACCTCCTGCTCCAAGCACCGTTgccacaaaaaagaagaaaagacggAGAAAGAAGCACAAAGGAGACCCCCGTAGAGAGGAACTGACCCCACCGTCAGTCACTACTGGTAATGCTGTTGCTGCTAATGCACCTGCTGCTACCACTGCTGCTATGTCTAGTACTGTGCAAAATGAGGAAATCTTTGAAATGGATCTCAGCTCTGACGAGGAAGCTACAGTTCATGTATCAAG GTCACCTTCAGTGACTACAGTGCGTGACATTGACCCTAAATTACCCGCAGCCAGACACAGCCTTGATGGTTATCCATTGTCTGATGGGGACTGGCCAGCTAGTGATGG CCATGGCTTGTCACAGGCCTTTTCCCCAAAGAGTGACTCAGAACTGGTGGTGAGGCCTTCAGAGAGTTTGCTCAGAGCTGAGTCTCACATGCAGTGGACATGGGGAGAATTTCCAGAAACCACAAGG GTCACCAAGAAGGAGAAATCAGAACCAGTGAAAACAGTGACTATCACCCCATCAGAGAGCACCCATTTCCGTGTCATCCTCAGCTCAGAGGCCATGGAGAATGAGACAGAGGTTGAAAAAGAAGATGCCACCTCCTCTTCAGTGTGTAACATTGTCAAGCCTGAGCCACGCACCCCTGTCACCACTGTAACACCTGTGAGTCCAATATCTTCTGTTAGCCCGGAAGCCCCTACAGAACCCCTTGATATCCTGCAATCAAGCATAGCAACCTCCACCGCTTCCAGTAACCAGCAGACAGATTCACCATCAAAGAAGAAAG GCGTTCCGAAGAGGAGCCAGCATCAGGGTCCTGAGGATATCTACTTAGATGATTTGAATGTACTTGAACCTGATGTTGCTGCACGATATTTTCCTAAGAG tgaGACTGAGGCAGCTGCTAAGCACTGGATTGACTCAGAGATGCGCTCTGGCTCACAGTCCCCTCAGTCGGTGGGTAGTGCTGCAGCTGACAGCGGGACAGAGTGTCTCTCTGACTCAACTAGTGACCTCCCTGATGTTACCCTTTCTCTGTGTGGAGGCCTGACAGAAAATGCTGAAATATCCAAAG AAAGGTTTATGGAGCATATCATTACCTATCATGAATTTGCTGAAAATCCAGCAATTATAGACAACCCCAACCTGGTAGTAAGGATAGGAAATAG ATATTATAACTGGACCCTAGCTGCACCTTTGATTCTAAGCCTTCAAGCATTTCAGAAGAATTTACCAAAG GCTACAGAGGAGGCCTGGGTGAAGGAGAAAATGCCAAAGAAGTCAGGCCGCTGGTGGTTCTGGCGTAAGAGGGCGGATAGCACAATCAAGCAG TCGGAGACTAAGCTCGAAACTAAGGAGGAACCACATTCGGGAGAGGAAGGACCCTCCACATCTCAGGAGAAGCTGGCCTTAAC GCCTAAAGCAAGAGACTCATCCAGTGATGAAGAGGCCAAGGAGGTGAGCGCAGCATCCTGTCAAGAGAGACTGCAGCCAGTGGATGGTCAGCACCATCCCAgcccacacacatacagaaagtCACTACGGCTGTCCTCTGATCAGATT gcTAGTCTGAAACTCAAGGAGGGGCCAAATGATGTGACATTTAGCATCACCACTCAATACCAAGGCACATGCCGCTGCGAGGGTACAATCTACCTGTGGAACTGGGACGACAAAGTCATTATCTCTGACATTGATGGCACCATCACAAA gTCAGATGTATTTGGACAGATACTTCCACAGTTGGGGAAGGACTGGACTCACCAGGGGATTGCCAAGCTCTACCACTCTGTAGCTGA AAATGGCTACAAGTTCTTGTACTGCTCAGCCCGGGCAATCGGCATGGCGGACATGACAAGAGGTTACTTACAGTGGGTCAATGATGGAGGCACCATCCTACCCCGAGGACCTCTCATGCTCTCTCCCAGCAGCCTCTTCTCTGCTTTCCACAG AGAGGTCATCGAGAAGAAACCAGAGATCTTCAAGATTGAATGCCTTACAGACATCAAGAACCTGTTCCAGCATAACAAGCAGCCATTTTATGCCGCCTTTGGGAATAGAGCTAAT GATGTGTTTGCCTATAAGGAAGTCGGCGTTCCAGTGTGCAGAATTTTTACAGTTAACCCAAAGGGAGAGCTGATCCAGGAGCAGACCAAGGGTAACAAGTCCTC TTATGGCAGACTGAGTGAGCTGGTGGAGCATGTGTTCCCTTTGCTGAGCAAAGAGCAGAACGAGGCCTTTGTAATGCCAGAGTACAGCTCTTTCTGTTACTGGAGACAGCCGATACCAGAAATCAATCCAGATGAACTGCTCTGA